One Dictyoglomus thermophilum H-6-12 DNA window includes the following coding sequences:
- a CDS encoding ABC transporter permease, with protein sequence MGLLKYILRRLFTIFVSIIVVIIITYVLMWLAPGDFFNIAQFQASAGKIATLTPEQLQVLIKGFEEKYGLNVPLWKQIWNYLKDAFRFKFGPSFSNPNEPIEVQIARRFPVTATLAILAMALAVVVGIPLGVIAALKRNTWVDYVTMFISMIGSIIPAYLIGVIMVIIFSVYLRWLPTSGWETPKQMIMPVITVAVGPMAIIARFTRSSLLDVLSQDYIRTAYAKGGTDRAVIMRHALRNSLLPVVTVIGPQLAFLFTGTVWIENLFRVPGLGQLFVNAASMRDYPLLVTSTFILSLSVMLMNLLVDIIYAFLDPRIKYQ encoded by the coding sequence ATGGGCCTTTTAAAGTATATTTTACGAAGACTTTTTACTATCTTTGTATCAATCATAGTAGTGATAATAATAACCTACGTACTCATGTGGCTTGCACCTGGTGATTTCTTTAATATTGCTCAATTTCAGGCAAGTGCTGGTAAAATTGCCACATTGACTCCTGAACAGCTCCAGGTATTAATAAAGGGTTTTGAAGAAAAATATGGATTAAATGTGCCTTTGTGGAAGCAGATATGGAATTATTTAAAAGATGCTTTTAGGTTTAAGTTTGGACCTTCTTTTTCTAACCCCAATGAGCCTATAGAGGTCCAGATAGCAAGAAGATTTCCTGTAACCGCAACTCTTGCTATACTTGCCATGGCTCTCGCTGTTGTTGTGGGGATCCCTCTTGGGGTTATTGCTGCTTTGAAGAGGAATACTTGGGTTGACTATGTTACTATGTTTATTTCAATGATAGGAAGTATAATTCCTGCATATCTTATTGGTGTTATAATGGTTATTATATTTAGCGTTTATTTGAGATGGCTTCCTACCTCAGGTTGGGAAACCCCTAAACAAATGATCATGCCTGTTATTACCGTTGCTGTAGGTCCCATGGCTATAATTGCAAGGTTTACAAGGTCAAGTCTTCTTGACGTGTTGAGCCAGGACTACATAAGAACCGCTTATGCAAAGGGTGGAACTGATAGAGCAGTAATTATGAGGCATGCTCTGAGAAACTCACTCTTACCTGTGGTTACCGTTATTGGACCTCAACTTGCGTTTCTCTTTACTGGAACAGTTTGGATTGAGAACTTATTTAGAGTGCCTGGTCTTGGACAGCTCTTTGTTAATGCTGCTTCTATGAGAGATTATCCTCTACTTGTGACTTCGACTTTTATTCTCTCTCTATCAGTTATGTTAATGAACCTTTTGGTTGATATTATTTATGCCTTCTTAGATCCTCGAATTAAATATCAATAA
- a CDS encoding ABC transporter permease → MEVAIKQKTRRASYWSAAWRRFKRNKMAVAGLIYIIIITIAAIFTPLIAPYPYDEPHYAYTFQPPSAKFWFGTDDLGRDMFSRNLYAMRNALLIGFGSQIVVLIIGVIIGSIAGFRGGMVDTFLMRVTDIMYAFPTFLFNVILVTVMGRGLFTILVAVGLTGWAGMARLVRGMVMYLKHAEFVEAARALGAKDSYIIRKYILPNMLGPIIVSLAFGIPNGIWVESGLALIGMGVRPPMPSWGNMIGAGLGYIMAFPHMVIFPVLTFALTLLAFTYVGDGLRDAFNPRSEV, encoded by the coding sequence ATGGAGGTTGCAATAAAGCAAAAAACAAGAAGAGCGAGTTATTGGTCTGCTGCTTGGAGAAGATTCAAAAGAAACAAGATGGCCGTTGCAGGACTGATTTATATCATTATTATAACCATAGCAGCCATATTTACTCCATTGATTGCTCCATATCCTTATGATGAACCCCATTATGCTTACACCTTTCAACCGCCAAGCGCTAAATTTTGGTTTGGTACAGATGACTTAGGAAGAGATATGTTTAGTAGAAACTTATATGCTATGAGAAATGCACTTTTGATAGGATTTGGTTCTCAGATAGTGGTATTGATCATAGGTGTAATAATTGGTTCTATAGCTGGATTTCGTGGTGGAATGGTGGATACATTTCTTATGAGGGTTACTGACATAATGTATGCTTTTCCTACATTCCTTTTTAACGTTATATTAGTCACGGTTATGGGGAGAGGTCTATTTACTATTTTGGTGGCTGTAGGTCTTACAGGATGGGCTGGCATGGCAAGGCTTGTTAGAGGAATGGTTATGTATCTTAAGCATGCTGAATTTGTTGAGGCAGCAAGAGCTCTGGGAGCTAAAGATAGCTATATTATTAGGAAGTATATTTTACCAAATATGTTAGGTCCTATAATTGTGAGTCTTGCTTTTGGAATACCTAATGGAATATGGGTAGAATCTGGTTTGGCATTGATTGGTATGGGGGTAAGGCCTCCTATGCCTTCTTGGGGAAATATGATCGGTGCAGGTTTGGGTTATATCATGGCATTTCCTCATATGGTTATCTTTCCAGTTTTAACTTTTGCTCTTACTCTTCTCGCCTTCACATATGTAGGTGATGGTTTAAGAGATGCATTTAATCCAAGGAGTGAGGTATAA
- a CDS encoding ABC transporter ATP-binding protein translates to MAELLRVNNLKTYFDRYDGVVKAVDGVSYKLDYGETLAIVGESGSGKTQSVLSLVRLIKGNGRIVDGEAIFEGKDLLKLSKEELRQIRGKDISIVFQDPMTSLNPIMRVGIQIMEPIIWHKVMSDKEARERAIELLRVVGIPEYKTRVWDYPFQFSGGMRQRVMIAIALACNPKLVIADEPTTALDVTVRAQILNLLSDMKEEFKTSVIFITHDITLAMNFADTIMVMYAGKIAEYAPIEKFIKNPLHPYSNGLITSTLDINAKEGSLRPIPGNPPSLVNPPSGCRFHPRCQYAQDICKEVEPEYREVEDGHYVACHLVKGGKFNA, encoded by the coding sequence ATGGCAGAACTGTTGAGAGTTAATAATTTAAAAACTTACTTTGATAGATATGATGGTGTGGTTAAAGCTGTTGATGGTGTGAGTTATAAATTGGATTATGGAGAAACATTGGCTATTGTGGGAGAAAGTGGTTCTGGAAAAACTCAATCGGTTCTATCTCTCGTGAGGCTCATTAAAGGAAATGGAAGAATTGTAGATGGAGAAGCTATCTTTGAAGGAAAAGACTTGTTAAAGCTAAGTAAAGAAGAACTGAGACAAATAAGAGGTAAGGATATTTCCATAGTCTTCCAGGATCCTATGACCAGTTTGAACCCTATAATGAGAGTTGGTATCCAAATAATGGAGCCTATAATATGGCACAAAGTAATGTCAGATAAGGAAGCAAGAGAAAGGGCTATTGAGCTTTTGAGAGTTGTGGGAATTCCGGAATATAAAACAAGAGTATGGGATTATCCGTTCCAATTTTCGGGTGGAATGAGACAAAGAGTCATGATTGCTATTGCTCTTGCATGTAATCCAAAACTTGTTATTGCCGATGAGCCAACAACAGCGTTAGATGTTACAGTTAGAGCTCAAATACTGAATTTGCTCTCAGATATGAAGGAGGAGTTTAAAACTAGTGTTATATTTATAACCCATGATATTACTCTTGCAATGAATTTTGCAGATACTATAATGGTGATGTATGCAGGAAAGATTGCAGAGTATGCTCCAATAGAGAAATTTATAAAGAATCCTTTGCATCCATATTCTAATGGTTTGATTACTTCTACTCTTGATATAAATGCAAAAGAGGGTTCTTTAAGACCTATACCTGGTAACCCTCCAAGCTTAGTCAACCCACCTTCTGGTTGTAGGTTCCATCCAAGATGTCAATATGCTCAGGATATTTGTAAAGAGGTAGAGCCAGAATATAGAGAAGTAGAAGATGGGCACTATGTAGCTTGCCATCTTGTGAAGGGAGGAAAATTCAATGCCTGA
- a CDS encoding ABC transporter ATP-binding protein codes for MPELLVVKNLKKYFPVRGKLLKAVDNVSFSIEQGETLGLVGESGSGKSTLGRSILRLIEPDDGEIIFDGVDIRKLSGEELRQKRRFMQIIFQDPLASLNPVMTIGQNIEDPLIIHNIGTKEERRRAVEELLEIVGLGRDVIDAFPHEFSGGQQQRVGIARALALNPKFIVADEPVSSLDVSIQAQIVSLLYELKRRFKISYLFISHDLAVVRYLSDKVAVMYLGAMMELAPKEELYQNPLHPYTRALLASVPKMPRDGERQTRFPALKGEVPSPIDLPPGCRFQSRCEYVMDVCRKQEPAFREVSPGHFVACHLV; via the coding sequence ATGCCTGAATTATTAGTTGTTAAAAATCTAAAGAAGTATTTTCCTGTAAGAGGAAAACTATTGAAAGCAGTGGATAATGTATCTTTTTCCATAGAACAAGGAGAGACTTTAGGGCTTGTGGGAGAAAGTGGATCTGGTAAATCTACTCTTGGAAGAAGTATATTAAGACTTATTGAACCTGATGATGGGGAAATAATATTTGATGGTGTTGATATAAGAAAGCTTAGTGGGGAAGAATTAAGACAAAAGAGAAGATTTATGCAGATAATATTCCAAGATCCTCTCGCATCTTTGAACCCTGTAATGACTATAGGACAAAATATCGAGGATCCGCTAATAATTCATAATATAGGTACTAAAGAGGAAAGAAGAAGGGCCGTTGAAGAGCTACTGGAAATAGTAGGTCTTGGAAGAGATGTTATAGATGCTTTTCCTCATGAGTTTTCAGGAGGACAGCAGCAGAGGGTAGGAATAGCAAGGGCTCTTGCTTTGAATCCTAAATTTATCGTGGCAGATGAGCCTGTATCCTCATTAGACGTTTCAATTCAGGCTCAAATTGTTTCTCTCCTTTACGAGCTTAAGAGAAGATTTAAAATATCTTATCTCTTCATATCTCACGACTTAGCTGTAGTAAGGTATCTATCGGATAAAGTAGCAGTTATGTATTTGGGAGCAATGATGGAGTTGGCTCCTAAGGAAGAGTTGTATCAGAATCCATTGCATCCTTATACTAGGGCTCTACTTGCTTCTGTGCCTAAGATGCCAAGAGATGGAGAAAGACAAACAAGATTCCCTGCTCTGAAAGGTGAGGTGCCATCTCCAATAGATCTTCCTCCTGGTTGTAGGTTCCAAAGCAGATGTGAGTATGTGATGGATGTATGTAGAAAACAGGAGCCTGCGTTTAGGGAAGTATCTCCTGGACACTTTGTGGCTTGTCATTTAGTTTAA
- a CDS encoding glycoside hydrolase family 5 protein translates to MKKIVFLFLLVFFIFNINGYSQERLPIKRGVNLTGLEAPFEGSWGVYVKDEYFELVKKAGFDHIRLPVRWNGHAAYEPPYTIRSYIFDRVDQIINLAFKNKLYVIINIHNYEEIMQNPEKHKERFLALWKQIAEHYRNYPDSLWFELLNEPNTNLTPQLWNEYLAEAIKVIRETNPTRKIVVDTANWANYSTISFLKLPEDKNLVVSFHYYNPFNFTHQGADWVQPQLPVGVKWTGSDQERKAIERELDFTVEWAKRNGNVPLYMGEFGAYHRADMESRVRWTDFVARSAEKRGIAWAYWDFASAGFGVYDGLNKMWRMDLLKALIPDTKIK, encoded by the coding sequence ATGAAAAAGATTGTATTTTTATTTTTGTTAGTTTTCTTTATTTTTAATATAAATGGCTATTCTCAGGAAAGACTTCCAATAAAGAGAGGAGTAAATTTAACAGGGCTTGAAGCTCCTTTTGAGGGCTCTTGGGGAGTTTATGTTAAAGATGAGTATTTTGAATTGGTTAAAAAGGCAGGTTTTGATCATATAAGGCTTCCTGTAAGATGGAATGGACATGCTGCTTACGAACCTCCTTATACCATTAGGAGTTATATTTTTGATAGGGTAGATCAAATAATTAATCTTGCTTTTAAAAATAAGTTATATGTGATAATTAACATTCATAATTATGAGGAAATAATGCAAAATCCTGAGAAGCATAAAGAAAGATTTCTTGCTCTATGGAAGCAAATAGCGGAGCATTATAGGAATTACCCAGATAGTTTATGGTTTGAGCTTTTGAATGAACCCAATACTAATCTTACCCCTCAACTTTGGAATGAGTATTTAGCTGAAGCTATTAAGGTAATAAGAGAGACTAACCCTACAAGAAAGATTGTGGTTGATACTGCTAACTGGGCGAATTATAGTACCATATCCTTTTTAAAACTTCCTGAAGATAAAAATTTAGTGGTAAGTTTTCATTACTATAATCCTTTTAATTTTACTCATCAAGGGGCAGATTGGGTTCAACCTCAACTTCCTGTAGGGGTAAAGTGGACAGGTTCTGATCAAGAAAGGAAGGCTATTGAAAGGGAACTAGATTTTACTGTTGAGTGGGCAAAAAGAAATGGAAATGTACCTCTTTATATGGGGGAGTTTGGAGCCTATCATAGGGCAGACATGGAATCAAGGGTGAGATGGACGGATTTTGTAGCAAGGTCTGCGGAGAAAAGAGGAATTGCTTGGGCATATTGGGATTTTGCTTCGGCAGGATTTGGTGTATATGATGGATTAAATAAGATGTGGAGAATGGATCTTCTTAAGGCTTTGATTCCTGATACAAAGATAAAATAA
- a CDS encoding glycoside hydrolase family 5 protein, protein MGKIPIRRGINFGDTLEAPYEGAWGGHIIKDEYFKLIKDAGFDHVRIPIKWSVYTQKEYPYSIEKRIFDRVDHLIEEGFKNSLYIVINIHHYDEIMEEPLREKDRFLAIWRQISEHYKDYPDQLYFELLNEPTYNLNSDLWNQFLKEAVEVIRKTNPERKIIIGPDNWNNLYNLPKLEIPENDKNIIVTFHYYNPFPFTHQGAGWVKVNLPVGVKWLGTEEEKKDVERELDMAVDWAKEHGDIPLYMGEFGAYSKADMESRVRWTDFVARSAEKRGIAWAYWEFYSGFGVFDSEKNEWRKPLLKALIPETKI, encoded by the coding sequence ATGGGTAAAATTCCTATTAGACGTGGAATTAATTTCGGAGATACTTTAGAGGCTCCTTATGAAGGAGCTTGGGGTGGACATATAATAAAGGATGAGTATTTTAAGCTTATTAAGGATGCGGGTTTTGACCATGTTAGAATTCCAATAAAATGGAGTGTTTATACTCAAAAAGAGTATCCATATTCTATTGAGAAAAGAATCTTTGATAGGGTTGATCACTTGATAGAAGAAGGTTTTAAAAATAGTCTCTATATTGTTATAAATATCCATCATTATGATGAGATTATGGAAGAACCACTAAGGGAAAAAGATAGATTTTTAGCCATATGGAGGCAAATTTCGGAGCATTATAAAGATTATCCTGATCAGCTTTATTTTGAGCTTTTAAACGAGCCAACTTATAATTTAAACAGTGATTTATGGAATCAATTTTTAAAAGAGGCAGTTGAAGTCATAAGGAAAACCAATCCGGAAAGGAAGATTATTATAGGGCCAGATAATTGGAATAACCTTTATAATCTTCCCAAATTAGAAATTCCTGAAAACGATAAGAACATTATAGTTACTTTTCATTATTACAATCCTTTTCCCTTTACTCATCAAGGAGCAGGATGGGTTAAAGTTAATTTGCCTGTAGGGGTTAAGTGGTTGGGTACAGAAGAGGAGAAAAAAGATGTAGAAAGGGAACTTGATATGGCTGTGGATTGGGCAAAAGAGCATGGTGATATACCTCTTTATATGGGAGAATTTGGAGCATATTCAAAGGCAGACATGGAATCAAGGGTGAGATGGACGGATTTTGTAGCAAGGTCTGCAGAGAAGAGAGGAATTGCTTGGGCATATTGGGAGTTCTATTCTGGATTTGGGGTTTTTGATTCTGAAAAAAATGAGTGGAGAAAGCCTCTGCTCAAGGCTTTAATACCTGAGACAAAGATATAA
- a CDS encoding glycoside hydrolase family 5 protein, whose product MKVKNIIPRWKGFNLTNMFLFHSARDFEEEDFKWISDWGFDFVRVPLCYRLWIEDDDIYKINERFLEKIDKVVEWGQKYNIHVSLNFHRAPGYCVNNEFIEKFNLWKDKDALDAFCFHWGVFAKRYKGISSKSLSFNLVNEPLHPSPEVMTRDDHNRVIRYTVEYIRKIDSERLIIIDGISYGNVPLPELSDLNVVQSCRGYLPMGLTHYKANWVGGENWPEPKWPGAWHYGEIWDRERLEKHYDEWAKLISMGIGVHCGEAGAYKFTPHKVVLAWLRDLLEILKERDIGFALWNFKGPFGILDSDREDVDYEDWYGHKLDREMLKLLQEY is encoded by the coding sequence ATGAAGGTTAAAAATATTATCCCCAGATGGAAGGGATTTAATCTTACAAATATGTTCCTTTTTCATTCTGCGAGAGATTTTGAGGAAGAGGATTTTAAGTGGATAAGTGATTGGGGATTTGATTTTGTTAGGGTTCCTTTGTGTTATAGATTATGGATAGAAGATGATGATATCTATAAGATAAATGAGAGGTTTTTGGAGAAGATAGATAAAGTTGTAGAATGGGGGCAAAAGTATAATATTCATGTTTCTTTAAACTTTCATAGGGCGCCTGGTTATTGCGTAAATAACGAATTTATCGAGAAATTTAATCTTTGGAAAGATAAGGATGCTCTTGATGCTTTCTGTTTTCATTGGGGGGTTTTTGCAAAAAGATACAAAGGTATCTCTTCAAAAAGTTTAAGCTTTAATTTAGTTAATGAACCTTTACACCCTTCTCCCGAAGTTATGACAAGAGACGATCATAACAGAGTTATAAGGTATACAGTGGAATATATAAGAAAAATTGATTCAGAAAGATTGATTATTATAGACGGAATTTCTTATGGTAATGTACCTTTGCCAGAGCTATCAGATCTTAATGTGGTTCAGAGTTGTAGGGGTTACCTTCCTATGGGACTTACTCATTATAAGGCAAATTGGGTGGGAGGAGAGAATTGGCCAGAGCCTAAATGGCCAGGTGCTTGGCATTATGGAGAGATATGGGATAGAGAGAGACTTGAAAAACATTATGATGAATGGGCAAAGTTAATAAGTATGGGGATAGGTGTTCATTGTGGTGAGGCAGGAGCATATAAGTTTACACCTCACAAGGTAGTGCTTGCATGGCTTAGAGATCTTCTTGAAATTTTAAAAGAAAGGGATATAGGTTTTGCATTATGGAATTTTAAAGGACCTTTTGGAATTCTTGATTCAGATAGGGAAGATGTGGACTATGAAGATTGGTATGGACATAAACTTGATAGAGAGATGTTGAAATTATTACAAGAATACTAA
- a CDS encoding WD40 repeat domain-containing protein, with amino-acid sequence MKKIIIGSIALLTIGNILSQNFDVVPTKSIVIGTEALNYFLTYNNSLIYAFQDQITLLDLNTFKETKLKVKSSKAQNFNTYIVKFKILSNGDIAVINNEPYIILWNPLKNNKIELPFNIEYNRKDKNNFLISKTEIIEDLDISNTAKFVFIKNHISQLFLNFIPIEDYYEYKILSYPDLKEIISWSSKEINFDNIAFSTDDNFVILRNVTYPQELNKSYGLKIYDLSKQKEYNLLPNTTVIDFDIAQNSKLIAISTEESGTKIFDLKTLNEVFKASISGYVRFSPLENLLILEGNNTINIFDIKSKNLIETYLGSNPSLSPSQTYLAYAISKNFASLSKEINIVNRYTKTQNKINFKEEYFVEDIQFSRDENFLITMLSGKDGYKIEIFKKTSP; translated from the coding sequence ATGAAAAAGATTATCATAGGCAGTATAGCTCTACTAACTATAGGAAACATTCTTTCTCAAAACTTCGATGTTGTACCTACAAAATCTATAGTTATAGGTACAGAAGCACTCAATTATTTTCTTACTTATAATAATTCTCTAATTTATGCCTTCCAAGACCAAATTACTCTTTTGGATCTTAATACTTTCAAAGAAACAAAACTAAAAGTTAAGTCTTCAAAAGCTCAAAACTTCAACACTTATATTGTTAAATTTAAAATACTATCCAACGGTGATATAGCAGTAATAAACAACGAACCCTATATAATCTTATGGAATCCCCTTAAGAATAACAAAATAGAACTTCCTTTTAACATAGAATACAATAGAAAAGATAAAAACAATTTCTTAATTTCCAAGACCGAAATTATCGAAGACTTAGATATATCTAATACTGCTAAGTTTGTTTTCATCAAAAATCATATAAGTCAGTTATTTTTAAATTTTATCCCAATCGAAGATTATTATGAATACAAAATTCTATCTTATCCAGATTTAAAAGAGATCATTAGTTGGAGTTCTAAGGAAATAAACTTTGATAACATAGCATTCTCTACAGATGACAATTTCGTAATACTTAGAAATGTAACTTATCCTCAGGAGCTCAATAAATCTTATGGACTAAAAATTTATGATTTAAGCAAGCAAAAAGAATATAATCTTCTTCCAAATACAACAGTCATTGACTTTGACATAGCTCAAAACAGCAAATTAATTGCCATCTCTACAGAAGAATCTGGTACTAAGATATTTGATTTGAAAACTTTAAACGAAGTTTTTAAAGCCTCAATTTCGGGATACGTAAGATTTAGTCCTCTTGAAAACCTGCTAATATTAGAAGGAAATAATACCATAAATATTTTTGACATTAAAAGCAAGAACCTAATAGAAACTTATTTAGGTTCTAATCCTTCTCTTTCACCATCTCAAACCTATCTTGCTTATGCTATAAGCAAGAACTTTGCTTCCCTTTCAAAAGAAATTAATATTGTAAACAGATATACCAAAACCCAAAATAAAATTAACTTCAAAGAAGAATACTTTGTAGAAGACATTCAGTTTTCAAGAGATGAAAACTTCCTAATAACAATGCTTTCTGGAAAAGACGGATACAAGATAGAAATCTTTAAAAAAACCTCTCCTTAG
- a CDS encoding ABC transporter ATP-binding protein yields the protein MNYYPEEEILGKAYDSRIMRRLLKYAKPYLRYLILALVLIILITLLKLVNPYIIKNSIDKSINPIKTLSINGKEIRVYYIDEKIPIDLLQRYNGIIKNFEGKKYILLEDLNKLSLKDRTIVRFKDINNLKKSALNYFLILILIFILTYAQVYILNLTSQKIIFDMRKELFEHILKLPLSFFDKNPVGRLVTRVTNDIETLQQMYNSVITSFVVDIFLILGLSIVMLIINWKLALICIVSLPIVGYISFIFRKYAREAYRNFRIRLARLNAYLAEHINGVRVTQVFAREKENEKEFKEINNKLLEAQLRNVFVNAIFRPAVSALGSIVSAFLIFFGGWQIMNNQMSFGTIFLFLSYLGSFFQPIQDLAEKYDILQDAMASAERIFLLRDEKITIDSPPNPIRLNNLRGEIEFKNVWFAYDKEWVLKDLSFKIEPGEKVAFVGATGAGKTSIINLITRFYDVQKGEILIDGINIKDIDLRDLRRQISVVLQDVHLFATTILENIRLNRDDIPEEKVIEAAKLVNADKFIRELPQGYYTPVQERGATLSAGQRQLIAFARALVFDPKILILDEATANIDTQTEKLIQDAIEKVIQGRTSIIIAHRLSTIKKVDTIYVMHKGRIVEKGNHQELIKKRGIYYHLYKLQSLNYANK from the coding sequence ATGAATTATTATCCTGAAGAGGAAATATTAGGAAAAGCTTATGATTCAAGAATAATGCGAAGATTACTAAAATATGCAAAACCTTATCTGCGCTATCTTATTCTTGCTCTTGTGCTCATTATCCTTATAACCTTATTAAAACTTGTAAATCCTTATATAATTAAAAACTCTATAGACAAAAGTATAAACCCTATAAAAACTCTTTCCATAAATGGTAAGGAAATAAGAGTCTATTATATAGATGAGAAGATCCCCATAGACCTTCTACAAAGATATAATGGGATAATAAAAAACTTTGAGGGCAAAAAATACATATTACTTGAAGATTTAAATAAATTAAGCTTAAAAGATAGGACTATCGTAAGATTTAAAGATATCAATAATCTTAAAAAATCGGCATTAAATTATTTCTTAATCTTAATTCTTATCTTTATATTAACATATGCCCAAGTTTATATATTAAACCTTACCTCGCAAAAAATTATTTTCGATATGCGCAAAGAACTCTTTGAACACATACTCAAACTTCCCTTAAGTTTTTTTGACAAAAATCCAGTAGGAAGACTTGTCACCCGAGTTACTAACGACATCGAAACTCTTCAACAAATGTATAACTCAGTAATCACAAGTTTTGTGGTAGACATATTCTTAATTTTAGGACTTTCAATAGTAATGCTCATAATAAACTGGAAACTAGCTTTGATATGTATTGTCTCACTCCCTATAGTGGGATATATAAGTTTCATATTTAGAAAATATGCAAGGGAAGCTTACCGTAATTTTAGAATAAGACTTGCAAGACTAAACGCCTATTTAGCAGAGCATATAAACGGAGTAAGAGTAACCCAAGTCTTTGCAAGAGAAAAAGAAAACGAAAAAGAATTCAAAGAGATAAATAATAAATTATTAGAAGCACAACTAAGAAATGTTTTCGTAAATGCAATTTTCAGACCAGCAGTGAGTGCTCTGGGTAGTATTGTTTCTGCCTTTTTAATATTCTTTGGTGGATGGCAAATTATGAATAATCAAATGTCCTTTGGAACTATATTTCTCTTCTTATCTTATCTTGGTAGCTTTTTCCAGCCCATACAGGATTTAGCAGAAAAATATGATATATTACAGGATGCTATGGCATCTGCAGAAAGAATCTTCCTTTTAAGAGATGAAAAAATAACTATAGACTCTCCTCCAAATCCTATCAGATTAAACAACCTAAGGGGAGAAATAGAATTTAAAAATGTGTGGTTTGCCTATGATAAAGAATGGGTCTTAAAAGACCTATCTTTCAAGATAGAGCCAGGAGAAAAAGTAGCTTTTGTAGGAGCCACAGGTGCAGGAAAAACTTCTATAATCAACCTTATTACAAGATTCTACGATGTACAAAAGGGAGAGATTCTAATAGATGGTATAAACATAAAGGATATTGACTTACGTGACCTAAGAAGACAAATAAGTGTTGTATTACAAGATGTACACTTATTCGCAACCACCATCTTAGAAAATATTAGGCTTAATAGAGATGACATCCCGGAAGAAAAAGTAATAGAAGCAGCAAAATTAGTAAATGCTGATAAATTTATAAGAGAACTTCCTCAAGGTTACTACACACCTGTACAAGAAAGAGGTGCAACCCTTTCTGCTGGACAACGTCAGCTTATTGCTTTTGCAAGAGCCCTTGTCTTTGACCCTAAAATCCTCATCCTTGATGAAGCCACTGCTAATATAGACACACAAACAGAAAAACTCATACAGGATGCCATTGAGAAAGTAATTCAAGGTAGAACAAGTATCATAATTGCTCATAGGCTCTCCACAATCAAAAAAGTAGACACCATATATGTAATGCATAAAGGAAGAATTGTAGAAAAAGGAAATCATCAAGAACTAATAAAAAAGAGAGGCATATATTACCATCTTTACAAACTCCAAAGTTTAAATTATGCTAACAAGTAG